One segment of Glandiceps talaboti chromosome 21, keGlaTala1.1, whole genome shotgun sequence DNA contains the following:
- the LOC144451696 gene encoding gamma-aminobutyric acid type B receptor subunit 2-like, producing MQSMKKTSNSKHFEPQLIISSNARSALNLAGLFPFDTYEWAGGQGSLPAAELALSHVNAREDILHGYELKMIWKDSKCNAGDAVDATYRMLYSEPPKIMMIGPACSTACQVTASAVRHWGVVQVSYTCSAAFLSDKTKYPLFTRVVTPSPAQNIARVALMKEYGWRKVATIFENLELWAEMNTELIDMLEGADMIIITSENFLGDPSTEMKRMKRKGARIIIGLFYAESALKIFCEAYKLEMYGPKYAWMMPGWFGPNWVSDTWYDGIVDCTQEQVEEVLKGTLSVSPFSIHHERDKKGISDLTPNEYFDEYDRYVNYTGDTLTGYTISPRAYDAIWAISLALNNTMNTLESSNGTKRLENFTYGDQEMSEMIMKSFHDISFDGVSGSIQFNKEGEILADFSVQQYQDGTAQQVGIYRADSGIIHFNSEVPIVWRGDGPPIDDVSVVYVVTKVPTYVYYLMVLLTVCGMICGSAFLVFNFKFRRIRIIKMSSPNINNIILCGCLLTYASVLPANVDGFNTDPLLCCKISIYLLLLGFSLTYGALFSKTWRVHRIFTNKYLEKRAVKDRQLLIAIIVIVGIDISIMAVWEGLDPLLIIIRDSNELPTEIGDKVYINQIAFCESSKLTYWLAIIYAIKAIILLFGGFLAWETRKVNIAVLNDSRYIGMCIYNVVILSGIGAPLIYVLRSDPALSYSITSTFVILGTTVTQCLVCLPKIMAYKAGETVTHGPNSIRPTRSTAVTFGDTDDSMIESAVGPSTISKRMIE from the exons ATGCAGTCTATGAAAAAAACAAGTAATAGCAAGCATTTCGAACCACAGCTCATCATCAGTAGTAATGCTAGGTCagcattga ATCTCGCAGGACTTTTTCCTTTTGACACTTACGAATGGGCAGGAGGACAGGGCAGTTTACCAGCAGCAGAACTAGCATTGTCGCATGTTAATGCGAGAGAAGACATTTTACACGGATACGAATTAAAAATGATATGGAAAGACAGTAAG TGTAATGCTGGAGATGCTGTCGATGCTACGTATAGAATGCTATACAGTGAGCCCCCGAAAATTATGATGATCGGACCGGCGTGTTCTACAGCCTGTCAGGTCACTGCAAGTGCTGTTCGTCACTGGGGAGTTGTACAG GTGTCATACACCTGCTCTGCTGCATTCTTATCTGATAAGACTAAATACCCTCTATTCACAAGAGTTGTGACGCCCTCACCTGCTCAAAATATTGCCAGAGTTGCTTTGATGAAAGAATATGGGTGGAGGAAAGTAGCAACAATATTCGAAAACCTTGAACTTTGGGCTGAG ATGAATACCGAACTAATCGATATGCTTGAAGGTGCCGATATGATTATCATTACGTCAGAGAATTTCCTAGGTGATCCATCCACAGAAATGAAAAGGATGAAG AGGAAGGGGGCAAGAATAATCATCGGACTCTTTTACGCAGAGTCTGCCCTTAAAATCTTCTGTGAG GCctacaaattagaaatgtatggGCCCAAATATGCTTGGATGATGCCAGGTTGGTTTGGTCCGAACTGGGTTAGTGATACATGGTATGATGGTATCGTAGACTGCACACAGGAACAAGTAGAGGAAGTTCTAAAG GGTACATTATCAGTATCTCCTTTCTCAATACATCATGAAAGAGATAAAAAGGGAATTTCAGATTTG ACTCCAAATGAATACTTTGACGAGTACGACAGGTATGTCAACTACACAGGTGATACTCTAACCGGTTATACAATATCCCCGAGAGCTTATGATGCTATATGGGCAATTTCTTTAGCGCTGAACAATACAATGAATACATTGGAGTCAAGTAATG GTACCAAGCGACTTGAAAACTTCACATATGGAGACCAAGAAATGTCAGAGATGATAATGAAGAGTTTCcatgatatatcatttgatggTGTTTCT GGAAGTATCCAGTTCAACAAAGAAGGAGAGATTTTAGCAGATTTCAGTGTCCAACAATACCAAG aCGGCACCGCTCAACAAGTGGGTATATATAGGGCGGATTCAGGAATAATCCATTTCAATTCAGAAGTACCAATCGTGTGGCGAG GTGATGGTCCTCCTATTGATGACGTCAGTGTGGTTTATGTTGTTACTAAAGTACCGACCTATGTTTATTATTTGATGGTACTATTAACTGTTTGTGGGATGATCTGTGGATCCGCGTTCCTtgtattcaatttcaaattcagaCGTATACG TATTATAAAGATGTCGTCGCCGAATATAAACAACATTATACTTTGCGGCTGCCTCCTGACCTACGCCTCTGTTCTGCCGGCAAATGTTGACGGATTTAACACGGACCCCCTTCTGTGCTGCAAGATATCTATTTATCTCTTACTGCTTGGATTTTCTCTTACATACGGGGCTTTGTTCTCCAAAACTTGGCGAGTGCACCGTATTTTCACGAATAAATATCTTGAAAAAAGG GCTGTTAAGGATCGTCAACTACTGATAGCCATTATTGTTATCGTCGGAATCGATATCAGCATTATGGCTGTTTGGGAAGGCCTGGATCCTTTGCTGATAATCATTCGGGATTCAAATGAGCTG CCGACAGAAATAGGGGACAAAGTATACATAAACCAGATTGCGTTCTGCGAGTCGTCTAAATTGACTTACTGGCTTGCCATTATTTATGCCATCAAGGCAATAATTCTACTCTTCGGTGGATTTCTCGCCTGGGAAACCAGAAAG GTTAATATTGCAGTTCTAAACGACTCTCGGTATATCGGTATGTGCATCTATAATGTGGTGATACTAAGTGGTATTGGTGCCCCGTTAATCTACGTTCTACGTTCTGACCCAGCATTATCCTACAGCATCACATCTACATTTGTAATCCTGGGAACTACCGTCACTCAGTGCCTAGTCTGCCTCCCGAAG